A genomic stretch from Flavobacterium humidisoli includes:
- a CDS encoding AsmA-like C-terminal region-containing protein, giving the protein MQKSKSRSIVFKIAKYFGITFAVIIGLLFLTPIVFEDQIKEQIKKTANERLSAELNYSDVSVSFFRHFPSLTLTLDNLSLNGSAPYTNEKFITAKEVSFGINVASLIFSKSVKIDQIYLSDSFINVKVNPNGEANYNIYKSQEQASQTKDSSDTALKLERIEILNSKIIYDDKSTKVHFDAYGFNYLGKGDLNQAVFDLYSKAKIEKLNIVYEDEPYLMNKKIDADLITKVNINSLSFFFQQNNLKINQLLVDFKGKFDILKDGYNMDFVIKSDNSNLYDVFTAFPPKYITWLSKTELKGNTNLLLTLKGKYIASENIAPDLNLDVKINDGFVNYNKSAFPVSNLNLDIKTKVPSLNPDLVIVDAKNLSLNINQDYLKSKFLLKGVNTPEINADFKAKIDLEKLTKALGIPDIELKGALAGDVKANGIFDQKNKRFPVTNGIINLDNGYLKTPYYPNPITNITIKSKIENQKGTFEDLKINLTPTQFTFEGKPVFVQADLSNFDDLNYDIKAKGELDVSRIYKVFSQKGLDLDGFVKADLSLKGKQSDAEKGNYSKLNNKGTLELRNIGIASEYLPKRFIIKEGIFKINQDKMSFNNFLAAYGQSDFKMNGYLQNVFNYAMTNTGVLRGSFKVSSRYINIDEFMSSVDPNTPVTQNSAPKTEAKQSDNTQTGVIIIPSNLNLQLIANAQKVNFDKLNLQNATGNLTLKNGKLTMQNTGFNLIGCNVSMNANYQAVTPQKANFDYTIKATDFDIKRAYNEIEVFRKMASAAEKAQGIVSLDYQLKGRLNGNMDPVYPSLVGGGTLSVKDVKVRGLKMFNAVSKQTNSESMKNPDLSKVDIKTTVKNNIITVERFKFKFAGFRPRIEGTSSLDGRLNLKMRLGLPPFGIFGIPLTVTGTQDNPKVKVGRKTEDLEETKDTEE; this is encoded by the coding sequence ATGCAGAAAAGTAAATCCAGATCAATCGTTTTTAAAATTGCGAAGTATTTCGGAATAACTTTCGCGGTTATTATAGGATTATTATTTTTAACGCCTATCGTCTTTGAGGATCAAATTAAAGAGCAAATAAAGAAAACAGCTAACGAAAGATTAAGCGCAGAACTGAATTATTCTGACGTTTCTGTCTCATTCTTCCGCCATTTTCCTTCTCTTACTTTAACTTTAGATAATTTAAGTTTAAATGGTTCAGCTCCATATACAAACGAAAAATTTATCACTGCAAAAGAGGTTTCTTTCGGAATCAATGTAGCGAGTCTTATTTTCAGCAAATCGGTAAAAATTGACCAGATCTATCTATCCGATTCTTTTATAAATGTAAAAGTGAATCCAAATGGAGAAGCCAATTACAACATTTATAAATCTCAGGAACAGGCTTCGCAAACAAAAGACAGCTCAGACACTGCCTTAAAATTAGAGCGAATTGAGATTTTAAATAGTAAAATTATTTACGATGATAAATCGACAAAAGTCCATTTTGATGCTTACGGATTTAATTATTTAGGGAAAGGAGATTTGAATCAAGCCGTTTTTGATTTGTATTCGAAAGCTAAAATCGAAAAATTGAATATCGTTTATGAAGACGAACCTTATTTAATGAACAAAAAAATTGATGCTGATTTGATTACAAAAGTCAACATCAACTCACTTTCTTTCTTTTTTCAACAAAACAACCTTAAAATCAATCAGCTTCTGGTTGACTTTAAAGGAAAATTTGACATTTTAAAAGATGGTTATAACATGGATTTTGTTATTAAATCCGACAATAGCAATCTATACGATGTTTTTACAGCTTTTCCCCCAAAATACATTACTTGGCTTTCTAAAACCGAATTGAAAGGAAATACTAATCTTTTACTGACTTTAAAAGGAAAATATATTGCTTCGGAAAATATTGCTCCAGATTTGAATTTAGATGTAAAGATAAACGACGGTTTTGTAAATTATAACAAAAGCGCATTTCCCGTTTCAAATTTAAATTTAGACATTAAAACAAAAGTTCCGTCTTTAAATCCGGATTTGGTTATTGTCGATGCAAAAAACCTTTCCTTGAACATTAATCAGGATTATTTAAAATCTAAGTTTTTGCTTAAAGGAGTAAATACACCCGAAATTAACGCCGATTTTAAAGCTAAAATTGATCTTGAAAAACTAACCAAAGCACTCGGAATTCCTGATATTGAACTAAAAGGAGCTTTGGCTGGAGATGTAAAAGCAAACGGAATATTTGATCAAAAAAACAAGCGTTTTCCTGTTACAAACGGAATCATTAATTTGGATAATGGATATTTGAAAACACCGTATTACCCTAATCCGATTACAAACATTACAATTAAATCTAAAATCGAAAACCAAAAAGGAACTTTTGAGGATTTAAAAATAAACCTAACCCCAACTCAGTTTACTTTTGAAGGAAAACCTGTTTTTGTACAAGCTGATTTAAGCAATTTTGACGATTTAAATTATGATATAAAAGCAAAAGGAGAATTGGATGTGAGCAGAATCTATAAAGTTTTCTCGCAAAAAGGTCTTGATCTCGACGGTTTCGTAAAAGCAGATTTATCTTTGAAAGGAAAACAAAGCGATGCCGAAAAAGGAAATTACAGCAAACTAAATAACAAAGGAACTCTTGAATTAAGAAACATCGGAATTGCTTCTGAATATCTCCCAAAAAGATTCATTATCAAAGAAGGAATTTTCAAAATCAATCAGGATAAAATGTCGTTCAATAATTTCTTGGCCGCTTACGGACAGTCAGATTTTAAAATGAATGGTTATTTGCAAAATGTCTTCAATTATGCAATGACTAATACAGGCGTTTTAAGAGGCTCTTTTAAAGTTTCTTCCCGATACATCAATATTGACGAATTTATGTCGAGTGTAGACCCTAATACACCCGTAACACAAAATTCAGCTCCAAAAACAGAAGCAAAACAATCAGACAACACACAAACTGGCGTTATTATCATTCCGAGCAATTTGAATTTACAGTTAATCGCAAATGCTCAAAAAGTAAATTTCGACAAACTAAATCTGCAAAATGCAACTGGAAATTTAACCCTGAAAAATGGTAAATTGACAATGCAAAATACCGGTTTCAATCTAATTGGATGCAACGTTTCTATGAATGCCAATTATCAAGCTGTAACTCCTCAAAAAGCAAATTTTGATTACACGATAAAAGCCACAGATTTTGACATTAAAAGAGCCTATAACGAAATCGAAGTCTTCAGAAAAATGGCTAGTGCCGCAGAAAAAGCACAAGGGATTGTTTCTTTAGATTATCAATTAAAAGGTCGCTTAAACGGAAATATGGATCCTGTCTATCCTTCTCTGGTAGGAGGCGGCACACTTTCTGTAAAAGATGTAAAAGTAAGAGGTTTGAAAATGTTTAATGCCGTAAGCAAACAAACAAATTCAGAATCTATGAAAAATCCAGATCTTTCGAAAGTAGACATTAAAACAACCGTTAAAAACAATATTATAACTGTAGAACGCTTTAAATTTAAGTTTGCTGGCTTTAGACCAAGAATAGAAGGAACATCAAGCTTAGACGGAAGACTGAACCTAAAAATGCGTTTAGGATTGCCTCCTTTTGGTATTTTCGGAATTCCGTTAACTGTAACAGGAACACAGGATAACCCAAAAGTAAAAGTGGGAAGAAAAACTGAAGACTTGGAAGAAACAAAGGATACTGAG
- a CDS encoding tRNA-(ms[2]io[6]A)-hydroxylase: MLGLKLATDPRWVNIVESNIEEILTDHAWCEQKAASNAISIVTYNSEIEELVTEMLEIAREELEHFQMVHNIIKQRGLTLGRERKDHYVNVLFKFMKKDGSRRDALCDRLLFSAMIEARSCERFKVLSENIKDEELAKFYRDLMISEAGHYTTFLGFARKYQDNIDVDKRWKEWIEYEGSIITNYGKNETVHG, from the coding sequence ATGTTGGGATTAAAATTAGCTACAGACCCTCGCTGGGTAAATATTGTTGAGTCAAACATCGAAGAAATTCTAACGGATCACGCCTGGTGCGAACAAAAAGCGGCTTCAAACGCGATTAGTATCGTTACTTACAACTCTGAAATCGAAGAATTGGTAACCGAAATGCTTGAAATTGCGAGAGAAGAACTGGAACATTTTCAGATGGTTCATAACATTATAAAGCAACGCGGACTTACTTTGGGCCGCGAAAGAAAAGATCATTACGTCAATGTACTTTTTAAATTCATGAAAAAAGATGGTAGCCGTAGAGATGCACTTTGCGACCGATTATTATTTTCTGCAATGATCGAAGCTAGAAGTTGCGAGCGTTTTAAAGTGCTTTCTGAAAACATCAAAGATGAAGAATTAGCAAAATTCTACCGCGATTTAATGATCTCTGAAGCTGGACATTACACTACATTTTTAGGATTTGCCAGAAAATATCAAGATAATATTGATGTTGATAAACGCTGGAAAGAATGGATTGAATATGAAGGTTCGATTATTACTAATTATGGTAAAAACGAAACCGTTCACGGATAA
- a CDS encoding glycosyltransferase has product MNQIKKLLIIGFVWPEPKSSAAGGRMMQLISIFKENGFEITFASAAQDSNFMVDLSEFGVIKKSIELNSSSFDDFVADLDPDVVLFDRFMVEEQFGWRVIEKCPKAIRILDTEDVHCLRTARQKAFKENRIFELKDLLSEEVAKREIASILRCDLSLIISEFEMNILTDVFKINEDLLFYLPFLVDEMKEEELLKLPSFDERKNFIFIGNFLHEPNWNTVQYLKEAIWPSIKRDFPEAILEVYGAYPSQKVLQLHLPKNGFYIMGRAEDANEIVKKSRVVLAPIRFGAGLKGKLLEAMQCGTPSVTTSIGSEAMHGNLPWNGFIEGDPVEFAKKAIALYQDETLWKQSQKNGIKIINKCYQKSDYSEKLLSLIKSLLVDSESHRLHNFMGNLLQHHAFKSTMYMSKWIEAKNK; this is encoded by the coding sequence ATGAATCAAATCAAAAAACTTTTAATTATTGGGTTCGTCTGGCCCGAGCCAAAGTCTTCAGCAGCAGGTGGAAGAATGATGCAATTGATTTCTATTTTCAAAGAAAATGGATTCGAAATTACTTTTGCAAGTGCTGCTCAGGATAGTAATTTTATGGTTGATTTATCTGAATTTGGAGTAATAAAAAAAAGCATTGAACTTAATTCTTCAAGTTTTGATGATTTTGTAGCCGACTTAGATCCAGATGTAGTCTTGTTTGATCGTTTTATGGTCGAAGAACAGTTTGGCTGGAGAGTGATTGAAAAGTGTCCCAAAGCGATTAGAATTTTAGATACTGAAGATGTGCATTGTCTTCGTACTGCAAGGCAAAAAGCTTTTAAAGAAAACCGCATTTTCGAATTGAAAGATTTATTGTCTGAAGAAGTGGCAAAAAGAGAAATTGCCAGTATTTTACGTTGCGATTTATCTTTGATTATTTCTGAATTCGAAATGAATATTTTAACAGATGTTTTCAAAATTAATGAAGACTTACTTTTTTACCTTCCGTTTTTGGTTGATGAAATGAAAGAGGAAGAACTTTTGAAGCTGCCTTCTTTTGATGAGCGGAAAAATTTTATTTTCATTGGAAACTTTCTTCATGAACCGAATTGGAATACCGTTCAATATTTGAAAGAAGCAATTTGGCCTTCTATAAAAAGAGATTTTCCAGAAGCCATTTTGGAAGTTTACGGAGCATATCCTTCGCAAAAAGTACTGCAATTGCATCTGCCAAAAAATGGTTTTTATATAATGGGAAGGGCAGAGGATGCCAATGAAATTGTGAAAAAATCTAGAGTTGTTCTAGCGCCAATTCGTTTTGGTGCGGGGTTGAAAGGTAAACTTTTAGAAGCGATGCAATGTGGAACACCCAGTGTGACAACTTCAATTGGTTCTGAAGCAATGCATGGAAACTTGCCTTGGAATGGTTTTATTGAAGGTGATCCGGTTGAGTTTGCAAAAAAAGCGATTGCGCTTTATCAAGATGAAACTCTTTGGAAACAATCTCAAAAAAACGGAATTAAAATTATTAATAAGTGTTATCAGAAGAGTGATTATTCAGAGAAACTACTTTCGTTGATAAAATCACTTTTAGTAGACTCTGAAAGTCACCGACTCCATAATTTTATGGGAAATTTGCTACAGCATCATGCTTTTAAAAGTACCATGTACATGTCAAAATGGATTGAAGCAAAGAATAAATAA
- a CDS encoding helix-turn-helix domain-containing protein — protein sequence MHQKQVSCNGVLFNNIYQPPYVQVTEHASQTFNLVIDQMKAEIQNAELAQYELLISYLKIFLITASRLKREQLEEMKSVPDSKEPIILQNLKDAIELNFKTKHSAGNYAELLNISSKALAKLSKNYFNKTLTDLISERIIIEAKRELYLTNKTVKEIAYELGYDDEHYFSRFFKTNADVSPQIYRETVGFGKMEA from the coding sequence ATGCATCAAAAACAGGTTTCCTGCAATGGTGTTTTATTCAACAATATTTATCAGCCCCCTTATGTTCAGGTTACAGAGCACGCTTCACAAACTTTTAATTTGGTCATTGATCAAATGAAAGCCGAGATTCAAAATGCAGAATTGGCACAGTATGAATTATTGATTTCGTATTTAAAAATATTTCTAATTACCGCTTCAAGATTAAAAAGAGAGCAATTGGAGGAGATGAAATCGGTTCCAGATTCTAAAGAACCTATAATTCTGCAAAACTTAAAAGATGCCATTGAACTGAATTTTAAAACCAAACATTCAGCTGGAAATTATGCTGAATTATTAAATATTTCTTCAAAAGCCTTAGCAAAATTATCTAAGAATTATTTCAACAAAACTTTAACCGATTTAATTTCGGAACGAATCATTATCGAAGCCAAAAGAGAATTGTACTTAACCAACAAAACGGTCAAAGAAATTGCATACGAATTAGGTTATGATGACGAACATTATTTCAGTCGTTTCTTTAAAACCAATGCAGATGTTTCCCCACAAATTTATCGCGAAACGGTAGGCTTTGGAAAAATGGAAGCTTAG
- a CDS encoding carboxymuconolactone decarboxylase family protein has protein sequence MTRLTALNPEEVTGKTKDLFNAVQAKLGVVPNMMRTMGNSPAVLEGYLNLSGALSHGKLSAKTGELIALAVSESNSCDYCLAAHTFIGEKLVKADPAILKAARTGNSDDAKTEAILQLAKTLISKGGLVNDEDINKAKNAGVSDAEIAETIGHVALNVLTNYFNNVANTEIDFPAV, from the coding sequence ATGACACGATTAACAGCTTTAAACCCAGAAGAAGTAACAGGAAAAACTAAAGATTTATTCAACGCAGTTCAGGCAAAATTAGGCGTTGTTCCAAACATGATGAGAACAATGGGAAATTCTCCAGCAGTTCTAGAAGGATATTTGAATTTGAGCGGTGCATTGAGCCACGGAAAACTAAGCGCAAAAACCGGAGAATTAATTGCCTTGGCAGTTTCAGAAAGTAATTCTTGCGATTACTGTTTAGCAGCTCACACTTTTATTGGAGAAAAACTAGTAAAAGCAGATCCTGCAATTTTAAAGGCAGCGAGAACAGGAAATTCTGATGATGCTAAAACAGAAGCTATTTTACAATTAGCTAAAACATTAATCAGTAAAGGCGGATTAGTAAATGATGAAGATATCAACAAAGCCAAAAACGCAGGAGTTTCTGATGCTGAAATTGCAGAAACTATTGGGCATGTAGCTTTGAATGTATTGACAAACTACTTTAACAATGTTGCAAATACTGAAATAGACTTCCCTGCAGTTTAA
- a CDS encoding hydrolase/aminopeptidase, translated as MKKLILVTLFLTAMACQKKEPTEKATAVTDEHSYSKPELAVVKHLDLDIKVDFDTQTISGKASWTIDNISKGDEIIFDENTLNITKVTLGDDEKETKFKLGTTTEFRGKPLHITIEPNTTKVNIYYNTTKDAVALQWLKPEQTADKKKPFVFSQGESVWSRTWIPCQDSPGIRFTYDAKVTVPKDLLAVMSAVNPQKKNATGIYTFKQDKAIPSYLMAIAVGDIEFQAIDKRTGVYAEPSVLKSAAYEFAELGKMVNAAEKLYGPYRWGRYDVLVLPPSFPYGGMENPNLTFLTPGVIAGDRSLTSLLAHELGHSWSGNLVTNATWDDIWLNEGFTTYVEHRIGEAIFGKKEFDMQNVITNKELVDNVAEYGDTNPDTRLKVSLTGRNPDDGISMIPYVKGYAFLRVIENAVGREKFDPFIKNYFDSHAFQSITTEDFVKYINENLIKGDKALADKIQLDNWIYKPGIPSNILPVSSADFDAIDAIQKSWRETGVAGLSKKITTTAEKQHFIDHLPADITVKEMEAIDKEFNFTKGGNFIIKRQWFVQAIRHQYKAANPAIEQFLIGSSRTGSIMMLYKEMAKTPEGKVWAKQVFDKAKSGYHATTIQDAEGVLK; from the coding sequence ATGAAGAAACTAATTCTTGTTACTTTATTTCTGACAGCAATGGCCTGCCAGAAAAAAGAGCCAACAGAAAAAGCAACTGCTGTTACAGACGAACACAGTTATTCCAAACCAGAACTTGCTGTTGTAAAACATCTTGACCTTGACATCAAAGTAGATTTTGACACTCAAACTATTTCAGGAAAAGCATCTTGGACAATTGATAACATCAGTAAAGGAGATGAAATTATTTTCGACGAAAACACTTTAAACATTACAAAAGTAACTCTAGGTGATGACGAAAAAGAAACCAAATTCAAGCTTGGGACAACTACTGAATTTCGCGGAAAACCGCTTCATATTACAATCGAACCAAACACAACTAAAGTAAATATTTACTACAACACTACTAAAGATGCTGTAGCTTTGCAATGGTTAAAACCAGAACAAACTGCAGATAAAAAGAAACCTTTTGTTTTCTCTCAAGGCGAAAGTGTCTGGTCACGTACTTGGATTCCATGCCAAGATTCGCCTGGAATTCGTTTTACTTATGATGCTAAAGTTACGGTTCCTAAAGATTTATTAGCAGTAATGAGCGCTGTAAATCCGCAGAAGAAGAATGCTACTGGAATTTATACTTTCAAACAAGACAAAGCAATTCCGTCTTACTTAATGGCAATTGCCGTTGGAGATATCGAATTTCAAGCAATTGATAAAAGAACTGGAGTTTATGCAGAACCATCTGTTTTAAAAAGTGCCGCTTATGAGTTTGCTGAACTTGGAAAAATGGTAAATGCTGCTGAGAAATTATATGGCCCATACCGTTGGGGACGTTACGATGTTTTGGTTTTACCTCCAAGTTTCCCTTACGGCGGAATGGAGAATCCAAACTTGACTTTCCTAACTCCTGGAGTTATTGCCGGAGACCGTTCGCTTACGAGTTTGCTAGCGCACGAATTAGGACACAGCTGGAGCGGAAACTTAGTTACAAATGCTACTTGGGATGATATTTGGTTAAACGAAGGATTTACCACTTATGTTGAACACAGAATTGGAGAAGCTATTTTTGGCAAAAAAGAGTTTGACATGCAGAACGTTATCACCAACAAAGAATTGGTTGACAATGTTGCTGAATATGGAGATACGAATCCTGATACAAGATTAAAAGTAAGCCTTACAGGAAGAAATCCTGATGATGGTATCAGTATGATTCCTTATGTAAAAGGATATGCTTTTTTAAGAGTTATTGAAAATGCTGTCGGACGTGAAAAATTCGATCCGTTTATTAAAAATTATTTTGATTCTCATGCTTTTCAATCTATTACAACAGAAGATTTCGTTAAATACATCAATGAAAATCTTATTAAGGGAGACAAAGCTTTGGCAGATAAAATCCAATTAGACAATTGGATATACAAACCAGGAATTCCTTCAAACATTCTTCCTGTAAGTTCTGCAGATTTCGATGCCATTGATGCTATTCAAAAAAGCTGGAGAGAAACTGGCGTTGCAGGTTTGAGCAAAAAAATCACGACTACTGCAGAAAAACAGCATTTTATTGATCATCTTCCCGCTGATATTACCGTAAAGGAAATGGAAGCAATTGACAAAGAATTCAACTTTACCAAAGGCGGTAATTTCATTATTAAACGCCAATGGTTTGTTCAGGCAATTCGCCATCAATATAAAGCAGCAAATCCTGCAATTGAACAATTTCTAATTGGAAGCAGCAGAACTGGCTCTATTATGATGCTTTATAAAGAAATGGCTAAAACTCCAGAAGGAAAAGTTTGGGCTAAACAAGTATTTGACAAAGCCAAATCTGGCTATCACGCAACTACAATTCAGGATGCCGAAGGTGTTTTGAAATAG
- a CDS encoding pyruvate dehydrogenase complex dihydrolipoamide acetyltransferase: MAIKVTMPRLSDTMTEGTVATWLKKVGDKVSEGDILAEIETDKATMEFESFNEGTLLHIGIQAGETAPVDSLLAIIGKEGEDISALLAGGDTPAAEAPKADAPAAETKTETAAPAKAAAELPKGVIVVTMPRLSDTMTEGTVATWLKKVGDTVAEGDILAEIETDKATMEFESFNAGTLLYIGIQEGNTAPVDSLLAIIGPAGTDISGVADNFTAGGAATASAPAAEEKAAPAAEKTTEAVAETSNGGRILASPLAKKIASDKGIQLSQVKGSGENGRIVKSDIENFTPSAQAQTAASAPAAKQEASAPAAPKVFVPAGEVYTEEIKNSQMRKIIAKRLAESLFTAPHYNLVIEVSMDEAMQARAAINSVPDTKVSFNDMVIKACALALKKHPKINSQWKEDAIIINHHVNIGVAVAVEDGLVVPVLKFTDAMSLSQIGGSVRDLAGRAKNKKLGPQEMEGSTFTVSNLGMFGITEFNSIINQPNSAILSVGAIVEKPVVKNGQIVVGNTMMLSLACDHRTIDGATGAQFLQTLKQYIESPVTMLA; the protein is encoded by the coding sequence ATGGCGATTAAAGTAACAATGCCTCGTTTGAGCGATACTATGACTGAAGGAACGGTAGCAACTTGGCTTAAAAAAGTAGGCGACAAAGTAAGCGAAGGTGATATCTTAGCTGAAATTGAAACAGACAAAGCAACAATGGAGTTCGAATCTTTTAACGAAGGAACTCTTTTACATATCGGAATTCAAGCTGGAGAAACTGCTCCTGTTGATTCATTATTAGCTATCATTGGTAAAGAAGGAGAAGATATTTCTGCTCTTTTAGCTGGTGGTGATACTCCTGCTGCCGAAGCTCCAAAAGCGGATGCTCCTGCTGCTGAAACAAAAACTGAAACTGCTGCTCCTGCAAAAGCTGCAGCTGAATTACCAAAAGGTGTTATAGTTGTAACTATGCCACGTTTGAGTGATACAATGACTGAAGGTACTGTTGCAACTTGGTTGAAAAAAGTTGGCGACACTGTAGCTGAAGGAGATATTTTAGCAGAAATTGAAACAGACAAAGCTACTATGGAGTTTGAGTCTTTCAATGCTGGTACATTATTATACATCGGAATTCAAGAAGGAAACACTGCGCCAGTTGACAGCTTATTAGCGATCATTGGACCTGCAGGAACTGATATTTCTGGAGTTGCGGATAACTTTACTGCTGGAGGCGCTGCAACTGCAAGTGCTCCTGCCGCAGAAGAAAAAGCTGCTCCTGCTGCTGAAAAAACAACTGAAGCTGTTGCTGAAACTTCAAACGGAGGAAGAATTTTAGCTTCACCATTAGCTAAGAAAATTGCTTCTGACAAAGGAATCCAATTATCTCAAGTTAAAGGTTCTGGAGAAAACGGACGTATCGTAAAAAGCGATATCGAGAACTTTACTCCATCTGCCCAAGCACAAACTGCTGCTTCTGCACCAGCTGCAAAACAAGAAGCGTCTGCTCCTGCTGCACCAAAAGTTTTTGTTCCTGCTGGAGAAGTTTACACAGAAGAGATCAAAAATTCTCAAATGCGTAAAATCATTGCAAAACGTTTGGCAGAATCTTTATTTACTGCACCTCACTACAACTTAGTGATCGAAGTAAGCATGGACGAAGCAATGCAAGCAAGAGCTGCTATCAATAGCGTTCCTGATACAAAAGTATCTTTCAACGATATGGTAATCAAAGCTTGTGCTTTAGCACTGAAAAAACACCCAAAAATCAACTCTCAGTGGAAAGAAGATGCTATCATCATCAACCACCACGTAAATATTGGTGTTGCTGTAGCTGTTGAAGACGGATTAGTAGTTCCTGTATTGAAATTTACAGACGCTATGAGTTTATCTCAAATCGGTGGTTCAGTAAGAGATCTTGCCGGAAGAGCTAAAAACAAAAAATTAGGACCACAAGAAATGGAAGGAAGTACTTTTACAGTATCTAACCTTGGTATGTTTGGTATTACTGAATTCAATTCGATCATCAACCAACCAAACTCTGCTATCCTTTCTGTAGGTGCAATTGTTGAGAAACCAGTAGTTAAAAACGGTCAAATTGTAGTTGGAAACACAATGATGCTATCATTAGCTTGCGACCACAGAACAATCGACGGTGCAACCGGTGCTCAGTTCTTACAAACATTAAAACAATACATCGAAAGCCCAGTTACAATGTTGGCATAA
- the pdhA gene encoding pyruvate dehydrogenase (acetyl-transferring) E1 component subunit alpha, producing MKEVTKEVYLKWYEDMLLWRKFEDKLAALYIQQKVRGFLHLYNGQEAVLAGALHAMDLTKDKMITAYRNHVQPIGMGVDPRNVMAELLGKATGTSKGMGGSMHIFSKEHGFYGGHGIVGAQIPVGAGIAFADKYFNTGGVTMTYFGDGAARQGSLHEAFNMAMLWKLPVVFIVENNGYAMGTSVERTANHTDIWKLGLGYEMPCGPVDGMNPVKVAEAMHEAIERARRGDGPTFLEMKTYRYRGHSMSDAQLYRSKEEVEEYKKIDPITQVLDVILDQKYATAEEIEVIDQRVKDLVEECAKFAEESPYPDLQQLYDVVYAQEDYPFTPHKL from the coding sequence ATGAAAGAAGTTACAAAAGAGGTATATTTAAAGTGGTACGAAGACATGCTACTTTGGAGAAAGTTTGAAGACAAACTTGCAGCGTTATACATCCAACAAAAAGTTAGAGGTTTTCTACACTTATATAATGGTCAGGAAGCTGTATTAGCAGGTGCACTGCACGCTATGGATTTGACCAAAGATAAAATGATTACTGCTTACAGAAACCACGTTCAACCAATTGGTATGGGAGTTGATCCTAGAAACGTAATGGCAGAACTTTTAGGAAAAGCAACAGGAACTTCAAAAGGTATGGGAGGTTCTATGCACATTTTCTCTAAAGAACATGGTTTTTACGGAGGACACGGAATCGTAGGTGCTCAAATTCCTGTGGGAGCTGGTATAGCTTTCGCAGATAAATATTTTAATACTGGCGGTGTTACTATGACTTACTTCGGTGATGGTGCTGCTAGACAAGGCTCTCTTCATGAAGCTTTCAACATGGCTATGTTATGGAAACTTCCAGTTGTATTTATCGTTGAAAACAACGGTTATGCAATGGGAACTTCTGTAGAAAGAACTGCAAACCACACTGACATCTGGAAATTAGGTTTAGGTTATGAAATGCCTTGCGGACCTGTTGACGGAATGAATCCAGTAAAAGTGGCTGAAGCAATGCACGAAGCTATCGAAAGAGCACGTCGCGGAGATGGACCAACTTTCCTTGAAATGAAAACGTACCGTTACAGAGGACACTCTATGTCTGATGCACAATTATACCGTTCTAAAGAAGAGGTTGAAGAGTACAAAAAAATCGACCCAATTACTCAAGTTCTTGACGTAATCTTGGATCAAAAATATGCTACCGCTGAAGAAATTGAAGTAATTGACCAAAGAGTTAAAGACTTAGTTGAAGAGTGTGCGAAATTCGCTGAAGAATCTCCATACCCAGACTTACAACAATTATACGATGTAGTATACGCACAAGAAGACTATCCATTTACACCTCATAAATTATAA
- the cdd gene encoding cytidine deaminase: protein MKEINITTSFTIFDTLNELPTEIQDLMHQAIEVRKKAYAPYSKFKVGAALLLDNGKVILGSNQENAAYPSGLCAERTAIFYAGSTYPEAKILKMAITAASDINQTTAPIPPCGSCRQSIAEYEIKQDTPIEIYFMGEIGEIYKSSSLKNLLPLMFDKKFL, encoded by the coding sequence ATGAAAGAAATCAATATAACAACATCCTTTACAATATTTGACACCCTAAACGAACTTCCAACTGAAATTCAGGATCTAATGCATCAAGCTATCGAGGTTAGAAAAAAAGCTTACGCACCGTATTCAAAATTTAAAGTTGGAGCCGCTTTACTTTTAGATAACGGAAAAGTTATTTTAGGTTCTAACCAAGAAAATGCTGCTTATCCGTCTGGACTTTGTGCAGAGAGAACTGCAATTTTTTACGCAGGAAGCACGTATCCAGAAGCAAAAATCTTAAAAATGGCAATTACAGCAGCTTCAGATATCAATCAGACCACTGCACCTATTCCGCCTTGTGGTTCCTGCCGCCAATCAATAGCAGAATACGAAATAAAACAAGACACCCCTATTGAAATCTATTTTATGGGAGAAATTGGTGAAATTTACAAATCATCATCCCTAAAAAATTTACTCCCATTGATGTTCGACAAAAAGTTCTTGTAA